From Poecile atricapillus isolate bPoeAtr1 chromosome 11, bPoeAtr1.hap1, whole genome shotgun sequence, one genomic window encodes:
- the BNC1 gene encoding zinc finger protein basonuclin-1, whose translation MELVSTVPAGGFDPSGLCGVGMGGSRPGPCWRSPALEGPVRRGRIGRGLPAPAGRSWQRRHSGEASWGGGDGAAPAPPERRLTTSWPCPSPTEHGAAFGLNFFHFLCAARAEVESPRTALGAPQASVAPFDQISVKDECHALFKPAVRGLPCDWRSALEHSTPGQRALSKLRIPNLYPSSQVEIVQSNVVFDISSLMLYGTQAIPVRLKILLDRLFSVLKQEEVIQILHALDWTLQDYIRGYVLQDASGKVLDHWSIMTTEEELATLQQFLRFGETKSIVELMAIQEKEGQSIIIPPPTANLDIRAFIESCNPHSPNFSASLDKMSPTNIHPFENIVNNMAFMLPFQFFSPVPPPLIGSPPERHLIEQGQDHSNETKQDLQIPFSESSFLTSSSAPFQVENERSINGPDVTKTEDDALLSDSSSHNAAAKLEMTALSPENKMKSVEKNAGPRKGRVFCTACEKTFYDKGTLKIHYNAVHLKIKHKCTIEGCNMVFSSLRSRNRHSANPNPRLHMPMNRNNRDKDLRNGLTIAGPGDSKRTEFTILTPDSRTISSYASSCADSKGQAGFSSIGHNGVLFPNLKTVQPVLPFYRSPVTPAELANTPGTLPSLPLVSSSIPEQLVSNELPFDMLPKKKSRKSSMPIKIEKEAVETPNESSDVASSEDESRLQGVSDGELETCEHKIEKRVTDRVEKHPHSGNSWKSLSGVEGPKYFESVFAPNNKYIEDISENELQHCEKEVKPEENQPLKIVSHEIIYEDPKHHHSDVIKPMTEPPMYIKEQSKHRIPKNDCPELQHHLLTGGFFSTLSNRGAAIPCFEDSKDMDHVSQHALGIQKEESRFHCDICKKTFKNPYSVKMHFKNVHLKEMHICTVEGCNAAFPSRRSRDRHSSNLNLHHKLLTKDTLEFSNHFNATYLLKDMAKEFCQDVSLKQHVGHTSVIFKGMNRAGSYVFPMSKIAEPCSESYGYDPLNDGAVLDLSTTSSVKSESSAHSSWDSDGGSEICTMPLDDSDESCEGPSLMPNDELYQDCTLIEKANQNFINLPSSLPITCHICQKTYSNKGTFRAHYKTVHLRQLHKCKVPGCNTMFSSVRSRNRHSQNPNLHKSLAGSPTSLQ comes from the exons GCTGCCAGAGCAGAGGTAGAATCTCCTCGCACTGCATTAGGAGCGCCTCAAGCCTCCGTGGCTCCTTTTGATCAAATCTCTGTGAAAGATGAGTGTCATGCCCTCTTCAAGCCAGCTGTGAGGGGACTGCCCTGCGACTGGAGGAGCGCGCTGGAGCACAGCACTCCGGGGCAGCGAG cccTGAGCAAACTAAGGATTCCAAACCTCTACCCATCAAGCCAAGTAGAAATAGTTCAATCCAATGTTGTCTTTGATATCAGTAGCCTCATGTTGTATGGAACCCAAGCCATTCCTGTGCGCCTTAAAATTCTGCTCGATCGGCTTTTCAGTGTTCTGAAGCAGGAAGAGGTGATACAGATTCTCCATGCTCTGGATTGGACACTGCAGGATTATATACGTGGATATGTGCTACAG GATGCTTCAGGAAAGGTGTTGGATCACTGGAGCATAATGACCACTGAAGAAGAATTGGCTACTTTGCAGCAGTTTCTTCGCTTTGGAGAAACTAAGTCCATTGTAGAGTTAATGGCAATTCAAGAGAAAGAAGGGCAGTCGATCATAATACCACCACCAACTGCCAATTTGGATATTAGGGCATTCATTGAGAGCTGCAACCCACACAGTCCtaatttttctgcttccttggACAAAATGAGTCCCACCAACATTCATCCCTTTGAGAATATTGTAAATAACATGGCTTTCATGCTgccatttcagtttttcagtccGGTGCCTCCACCTTTGATAGGTTCACCACCAGAAAGACATTTGATTGAGCAAGGTCAAGACCATAGCAACGAAACCAAACAAGATCTTCAGATACCATTTTCTGAAAGCAGTTTTTTAACTTCTAGTTCTGCACCATTTCAAGTTGAAAATGAGAGGAGCATAAATGGTCCAGATGTCACTAAAACAGAAGATGATGCCCTTTTGAGTGATTCCAGTTCACATAATGCAGCAGCCAAGCTTGAAATGACAGCACTAtctccagaaaacaaaatgaaatctgTTGAAAAAAATGCTGGGCCAAGGAAAGGGCGTGTCTTCTGTACTGCAtgtgaaaaaacattttatgaCAAAGGTACTCTGAAAATACATTACAATGCTGTTCATCTGAAGATAAAGCACAAATGCACCATTGAGGGCTGCAATATGGTGTTCAGCTCATTGCGTAGTCGAAACCGTCATAGTGCAAATCCTAACCCCAGACTCCATATGCCAATGAACAGAAATAACAGGGATAAAGATCTAAGAAATGGTTTGACCATTGCTGGACCTGGAGATAGTAAAAGGACAGAATTCACAATTTTAACTCCAGACAGCAGAACCATTTCCAGCTACGCCAGCTCTTGTGCAGATTCaaaaggccaggctggattttCCAGTATTGGACATAACGGTGTCCTCTTTCCAAACCTGAAGACAGTACAGCCTGTTCTTCCTTTTTACCGTAGTCCAGTCACACCAGCTGAGCTTGCCAATACTCCAGGTACTCTTCCTTCTCTGCCTCTTGTTTCTTCCTCCATACCAGAGCAGCTTGTTTCCAATGAATTGCCATTTGACATGCTCCCCAAGAAGAAATCTCGTAAGTCGAGTATGCCCATTAAGATAGAGAAAGAAGCTGTTGAGACACCCAATGAAAGTAGCGATGTTGCCAGTTCTGAGGATGAATCACGTCTGCAGGGGGTAAGCGATGGAGAGCTTGAGACCTGTGAGCATAAGATAGAGAAGCGGGTGACCGACAGGGTGGAAAAGCACCCCCATTCAGGTAATTCATGGAAATCTCTCTCTGGGGTAGAGGGCCCAAAGTATTTTGAATCTGTCTTTGCGCCAAATAACAAATACATCGAGGATATCTCTGAGAATGAATTGCAACACTGTGAGAAAGAGGTTAAACCAGAAGAAAACCAACCATTAAAAATAGTTTCCCATGAGATTATATATGAAGATCCAAAACACCACCACAGTGATGTTATAAAACCAATGACTGAACCCCCCATGTATATTAAAGAGCAGTCAAAGCACAGGATTCCTAAAAATGACTGCCCTGAATTGCAACACCACTTGCTGACCGGGGGCTTTTTCAGCACTTTGTCAAACAGGGGTGCTGCCATTCCTTGTTTTGAAGACTCTAAAGATATGGATCATGTCAGTCAACATGCACTAGGGATTCAGAAGGAAGAAAGCCGCTTTCATTGTGACATCTGTAAGAAGACTTTTAAAAACCCTTACAGtgtaaaaatgcatttcaaaaatGTACATCTCAAAGAAATGCATATTTGCACAGTTGAGGGCTGTAATGCTGCTTTCCCTTCTCGTAGAAGTCGAGACAG ACATAGTTCAAACCTAAATCTTCATCATAAGCTTCTGACTAAAGATACACTGGAATTCAGCAACCATTTCAATGCAACATACCTCTTGAAAGACATGGCTAAGGAGTTTTGCCAAGATGTCTCTTTAAAACAACATGTTGGACATACTTCTGTAATCTTCAAAGGAATGAACAGAGCAGGCAGCTACGTTTTTCCAATGAGCAAAATTGCAGAACCCTGTTCTGAGAGTTACGGATACGATCCATTAAATGATGGAGCTGTTCTGGATCTAAGCACAACTTCCAGCGTTAAGTCTGAGAGCAGTGCTCATTCTTCTTGGGATTCTGATGGAGGAAGTGAAATATGCACCATGCCCTTGGATGATAGTGATGAAAGCTGTGAAGGACCCAGCTTAATGCCCAATGATGAACTCTACCAAGACTGTACTTTAATTGAGAAAGCTAATCAAAACTTTATAAATTTACCTTCCAGTTTGCCAATAACTTGTCATATATGTCAAAAAACATACAGTAATAAAGGAACTTTTAGGGCTCATTACAAAACTGTGCATCTCCGCCAGCTCCACAAATGCAAAGTCCCAGGTTGCAACACAATGTTTTCATCTGTTCGCAGTCGGAACAGGCACAGTCAAAACCCCAATCTGCACAAAAGTCTGGCTGGGTCACCAACTAGCTTACAGTAA